The Candidatus Auribacterota bacterium nucleotide sequence GCCTGCCGGAGCGCCGGGACGGCGTCGGTGTATTTCTCTTTGAGTGCGATGATCCCGCTCTTCGCGCCGGTGCTCTTCATGACAAGCTCGACCCCCCTGACCACTCCCGCCGCCTCTCTGGACATGAGGTACTGATCGTTGTGCAGGAGCGGCTCGCACTCGGCGCCGTTCGCGACGACATAGTCAACACGAGCGTCGATTTTTTTCCAGGTGGGGAATCCCGCGCCACCGGCGCCCACCACCCCGGCCTTCTTCACCTTGTCAACAAGAGTCGCAGCCATAGGAAAATATGATTTTTGCCGCGGATCTGCGCGGATGATCGCGGATTAAAAGGGATCACATTGAAATGTAAACACCACTGCAATCCGCGTGTATCCGCGGCTAAGCCCGAAAGGATCTTCCTCAGTGTTCTCCGTGCCTTCTCCGTGCTCTCCGTGGTGATAATTTGAATTTATTCTTTACACGATCCGGAAATAGTCCACCAGCGTGCAGCGGCGCACGCGCGCGAAATCCTTCGCCGAGGTGAGCCCCTCGCCGGTGGGGCTGGCGATGGTGAATGAGGTGTAGCCCTCGCCGCCGAGACCCAGGCCCGCGTAGTTCGGTCCGTTCTTTATGAAAATTGAGCAGTTGACAACCCTGGCCATCCTGGAGAGCTTCTCGATATTCCGTGAGAACATTGAGGCGGTGTGTCTATAGCCGTGCTCCATCTCGAGGGCCAGGTCGATTCCCTCGTCGGCGCTCTTCACCCGCGTGAGCGGCAGGATGGGCATGAGCTGCTCCGACCAGAGCAGCGGGTGTTGCCGCTCGACATCGATGAGGATGAGGCGCGGATCAGCGGGTGCGCTGATTCCCAGTTCCTTGAGCATGAGCGCCGCATCCTTGCCGACCCATTTTTTGTCGATGACGCTCTCGTGCGGCGGCGCGACCCGCTCCTTGACCACGAGGCTCGTCAGTCGCTCGATATCGCGCCCGGTGAGCTCGTGGGCGCCCGCGCGCACCATCGCGGCCTTCAGCGCGTCGGCGATCGCGTCAACGGCGATGACCTCTTTCTCGTCCACGCATACGATGTTGTTGTCGAGAGACGCCCCCGCGACAATATCTGTGCCTGCCCTGGCGATGTCCGCCGTTTCGTCCACGACTACCGGCGGATTCCCGGGACCGGCGCATATCGCTTTCTTGCCGCTGTTCATTGCCGCCTTGACCACGCCGCCTCCACCCGTCACGACGAGCAGCCTCACCTTCGGGTGCTTCATCATCTCCTGAGCGCTCTCTTGCGTGGGGTCGGCAATGCAGCAGAGGAGATTGCGCGGCCCGCCCACGGCCACGATTGCCCTGTTGAGGAGTTTTACGGTATATGCCGATATTCCCTTGGCGTTGGGGTGAGGATTGAAGACGACAGAATTCCCCCCCGCGATCATGCCGATCCCGTTGCAGATGATTGTCTCCGAGGGGTTGGTGCAGGGTGTGATCGAGCCGATTACCCCATAGGGCGCGCGCTCCACAAGGGTGAGGCCATGGTCACCGGTGAAGACGATCGGTTTAAGATCTTCCGTGCCGGGGGTGAGCTGGGCGACACAGAGATTCTTCTTGATCTTGTCATCGTAGCGGCCGAGCTTTGTCTCGTCGACCGCCATGCGCGCGATTGTCTGGACGTTTTCCTCGACGGTCCTCCGGATGACGGCAATGATCTCACGCCTCTTGTCGAGCGTCTGGGCGTCGAGCTCCCGCTGCGCCAGCTCGGCTGCCCTGAGGGCGGAATCAACATCGGGGAACACGCCATCCCCCGCGCCGGTCCCTCCGGTTGCCGCCTTCTCAAAGGCTCCCTCTTCGGCCAGCTTGTTCACCACGTTTTCGACAATGGCGGCAATCTGCGCTTCTGTGAGCTTCATGAGTGGCTCCCGATCTGGTTGAGGGTGTATAGTTGAGGAGAGTGCGGTATGAACAAATCATTCAACCCTCAACCCTGAACTCTCAATCCTCAACCTTCTGCGCTCTTCTGGTACTTATACTCCCCTTCCACGTCCCAGGAATCGACAATACCGATGATGGTGGCGTCCGCAGGCTTCCCCTCGGTCGCGGCGGTATAGCGGGCGGAACTTCCCGAGGCGTAGACCACCACTTCACCCACTCCCGCCCCGACCGCGTCAGCTGCGATCACGAAAATGCCCGTCGGCCTTCCCTGCATATCCAGCCTCTCCACGACATAGAACTTTAGCCCGCGGA carries:
- a CDS encoding EutN/CcmL family microcompartment protein — its product is MLLGKVMGTLVSTQKDEKLRGLKFYVVERLDMQGRPTGIFVIAADAVGAGVGEVVVYASGSSARYTAATEGKPADATIIGIVDSWDVEGEYKYQKSAEG
- a CDS encoding aldehyde dehydrogenase EutE, which gives rise to MKLTEAQIAAIVENVVNKLAEEGAFEKAATGGTGAGDGVFPDVDSALRAAELAQRELDAQTLDKRREIIAVIRRTVEENVQTIARMAVDETKLGRYDDKIKKNLCVAQLTPGTEDLKPIVFTGDHGLTLVERAPYGVIGSITPCTNPSETIICNGIGMIAGGNSVVFNPHPNAKGISAYTVKLLNRAIVAVGGPRNLLCCIADPTQESAQEMMKHPKVRLLVVTGGGGVVKAAMNSGKKAICAGPGNPPVVVDETADIARAGTDIVAGASLDNNIVCVDEKEVIAVDAIADALKAAMVRAGAHELTGRDIERLTSLVVKERVAPPHESVIDKKWVGKDAALMLKELGISAPADPRLILIDVERQHPLLWSEQLMPILPLTRVKSADEGIDLALEMEHGYRHTASMFSRNIEKLSRMARVVNCSIFIKNGPNYAGLGLGGEGYTSFTIASPTGEGLTSAKDFARVRRCTLVDYFRIV